One sulfur-oxidizing endosymbiont of Gigantopelta aegis genomic region harbors:
- a CDS encoding Ni/Fe hydrogenase subunit alpha, with the protein MTGTNTNTSKKTVHIKIDHVTRLEGHGSILIDVKKGQVENLKLEIVEANRFFENLVKGVSPHDVPQIVSRICGICCVGHQLAAIKAVENALNLSISPQTRLLRVLLNESQFLQSHALHLYFFAIPDYVGVKSILPLASSHPELIKKALKLKKLANDFTTVLGGRALHPMMPTLIGWRKLPDKNKLEALLQRLHESIKDIEEMVDFISQLNWPDYERETEYVSLKHPDEYALYEGEIYSSDIKKSVPESEYRNVTNEFTVAHSTAKWSRWNRESYMVGALARVNNNFEQLHPQAKLIADTLNLKIPCYNPYKNNLAQMVEIVHCTYHCIETLQTVLAHDLQMEDLNYQANEGIGCSAIEVPRGILFHEYGFDANGICNHADAVIPTSQNINNIERDMKKFVPQMLPSMEKEVLASHMEMLLRAYDPCISCSVHMLDVKFV; encoded by the coding sequence ATGACAGGCACTAATACTAACACTTCAAAGAAGACCGTTCATATTAAAATTGATCATGTGACTCGCTTAGAAGGTCATGGCAGTATTTTGATTGATGTAAAAAAGGGACAAGTTGAAAATCTTAAACTGGAAATTGTTGAAGCCAATCGCTTTTTTGAAAATCTTGTCAAAGGGGTTTCTCCCCATGATGTACCACAAATTGTCAGTCGTATTTGTGGTATTTGTTGTGTTGGCCATCAGTTAGCGGCAATCAAGGCAGTAGAAAATGCACTTAATTTAAGTATCAGTCCACAAACCCGTTTATTGAGAGTCTTATTAAATGAATCTCAATTTTTGCAAAGTCATGCTTTACACTTGTATTTTTTTGCAATCCCTGATTATGTCGGTGTAAAAAGTATTTTACCATTGGCTTCTTCTCATCCGGAACTGATAAAAAAAGCCTTAAAATTAAAAAAACTAGCCAATGATTTTACCACGGTTTTAGGCGGGCGCGCACTACACCCGATGATGCCCACTTTAATTGGCTGGAGGAAATTACCCGATAAAAATAAGCTCGAAGCATTGCTGCAGCGTTTGCACGAATCGATTAAAGACATTGAAGAAATGGTGGATTTTATCAGCCAATTAAACTGGCCAGACTATGAAAGGGAAACAGAATATGTCAGTCTAAAACATCCTGATGAATATGCCTTGTATGAAGGTGAAATTTATAGTTCGGATATAAAAAAATCGGTGCCAGAATCTGAATATCGTAACGTTACCAATGAATTTACAGTGGCACATTCCACTGCTAAATGGTCTCGCTGGAATAGAGAGTCCTATATGGTAGGAGCCCTAGCAAGAGTGAATAATAATTTTGAACAATTACATCCCCAGGCAAAATTAATAGCAGATACATTGAATTTAAAAATTCCCTGTTATAACCCGTACAAAAATAACCTGGCTCAAATGGTAGAAATTGTTCATTGTACTTATCATTGTATAGAAACATTACAAACCGTATTGGCTCACGACTTACAAATGGAAGACCTGAATTACCAAGCCAATGAAGGCATTGGCTGTAGTGCAATTGAAGTCCCAAGGGGGATTTTGTTTCATGAATATGGCTTTGATGCGAATGGCATTTGTAATCATGCCGATGCGGTCATTCCTACCAGTCAGAATATTAATAATATTGAACGTGATATGAAAAAATTTGTACCACAAATGTTACCTTCCATGGAAAAAGAGGTTTTAGCTTCTCATATGGAAATGTTGTTGCGAGCCTATGACCCCTGTATTTCATGTTCTGTTCACATGTTGGATGTGAAGTTTGTCTAA
- the tnpB gene encoding IS66 family insertion sequence element accessory protein TnpB (TnpB, as the term is used for proteins encoded by IS66 family insertion elements, is considered an accessory protein, since TnpC, encoded by a neighboring gene, is a DDE family transposase.): protein MITGITVNQVYLVSGVTDMRKATNGLSLIVSEQLEHNPFDGSVFVFVIVSEINLKYCTGSVMVSGFTIVHLKKGNSSGLEKEQPTLSLTLRELQWLLDGLSCTQHHAHPEIHGLENN from the coding sequence ATGATAACGGGCATCACAGTCAATCAGGTTTATCTGGTTTCTGGTGTTACCGATATGAGAAAAGCAACCAATGGGCTATCACTGATTGTCTCAGAGCAATTGGAACACAATCCCTTTGATGGCAGTGTCTTTGTTTTTGTAATCGTCAGCGAGATAAACTTAAAATACTGTACTGGGAGCGTAATGGTTTCTGGCTTTACTATCGTACACTTGAAAAAGGGAAATTCCAGTGGCCTGGAAAAAGAACAACCCACTCTTTCGTTAACACTGAGAGAATTACAGTGGTTACTGGATGGTTTATCTTGCACACAACACCATGCTCACCCTGAAATTCATGGTCTGGAAAACAACTAA
- the tnpA gene encoding IS66 family insertion sequence element accessory protein TnpA, whose product MSNHSKDASMKQHIEACQASNLSQAVYCQQHKIPSHIFSYYRKKLGYVSSSKQVNTNNQLIPINLLANSPTSNAIKVSHTNGFSLEINSDTNLNQLKSILDLLRTVS is encoded by the coding sequence ATGAGCAACCATTCAAAAGATGCTTCGATGAAGCAACACATAGAGGCCTGCCAAGCCAGTAACTTAAGCCAGGCAGTTTATTGTCAACAACATAAGATACCCTCTCATATTTTTAGCTATTATCGAAAGAAGTTGGGTTATGTTAGCTCATCAAAACAGGTCAACACCAACAATCAACTCATTCCCATTAATTTACTGGCCAATTCCCCCACAAGCAATGCAATTAAAGTAAGCCATACCAATGGTTTCAGTTTGGAAATCAATTCTGATACGAACCTGAATCAGCTCAAGTCCATTCTGGATTTGCTCAGGACTGTTTCATGA
- a CDS encoding sensor histidine kinase has translation MVIFSQPVILLIYIIILFSCVAFCWYLLSSITSRLIKNELELEQSYLDMIRLDEEKTQATLRSTHELKAPLAAIKNYVYTMNAGYAGDINDKVLKIINRIGRRCDYLLNNVTDIIKLGNLKSYVVLDASNDNEKKAQFYLIDIEKYIDDFIVNNQNLTCEKNIKIIFTNQLSTEGISEGKCILANEENLQLIFTNLLSNAINYSYINGEIHIILNEKQEQNQTTFCITIEDRGIGIDENKINKIFDEHYRTNNAAQFYEGGTGLGLSIVKVCSQILGAELQLKSTLNQGTSVTICFKEGKISYE, from the coding sequence ATGGTTATCTTTTCACAGCCAGTTATTTTATTGATTTATATTATAATCTTATTTTCATGTGTTGCCTTTTGCTGGTATCTCCTGTCGAGTATTACCTCTCGACTCATAAAAAATGAATTAGAACTTGAGCAAAGCTATCTGGATATGATAAGACTGGATGAAGAAAAAACACAGGCCACATTACGCAGTACTCATGAGTTGAAAGCACCATTAGCGGCCATAAAAAACTATGTCTATACGATGAATGCGGGTTATGCTGGTGATATTAACGATAAAGTATTAAAAATCATAAATCGAATTGGCCGACGATGTGATTATTTGTTAAATAATGTGACTGACATTATCAAGCTGGGTAATTTAAAATCTTATGTTGTTCTTGATGCAAGTAATGACAATGAAAAAAAAGCACAATTTTATTTAATTGATATAGAAAAATATATCGATGATTTTATCGTTAATAATCAAAATTTAACGTGTGAAAAAAATATAAAAATAATATTTACTAATCAATTGTCCACTGAAGGCATAAGTGAGGGTAAATGCATTTTAGCCAATGAAGAAAATTTACAATTGATTTTCACCAACTTATTGAGCAATGCGATAAATTATTCTTATATTAATGGTGAAATTCATATTATTCTGAATGAAAAACAGGAACAAAATCAAACTACATTTTGTATCACCATTGAAGATAGGGGAATTGGTATTGATGAAAACAAAATCAATAAAATTTTCGATGAGCATTATCGAACCAATAATGCTGCTCAATTCTATGAAGGTGGGACAGGCTTAGGTTTATCCATTGTAAAAGTGTGTAGTCAAATTCTAGGGGCAGAATTACAGCTTAAAAGCACTCTTAATCAAGGAACGAGTGTTACCATTTGTTTTAAAGAAGGGAAAATTTCTTATGAGTAA
- a CDS encoding hydrogenase maturation protease, producing the protein MSKSLLTLIAIGNQNRGDDGIGIAIVENIKNQLPSTIDVQLWESRDALSVAAELLAINMSIIIVDCADMGLKGGEYKWFKQSECVLEQHHNVLSTHGFGFSDALALAETLGFEQDLYFFAVQAVEIEFKQGLSDILQKNMNVMSDLLLEKINNLISVSTT; encoded by the coding sequence TTGTCTAAGTCCCTGCTTACTTTAATTGCTATCGGCAATCAAAATAGGGGGGATGATGGAATTGGTATTGCGATTGTAGAAAACATAAAAAATCAATTGCCATCTACTATTGATGTGCAGCTATGGGAAAGTCGCGATGCTTTGTCAGTGGCTGCAGAATTGCTAGCAATTAATATGTCAATTATTATTGTTGATTGTGCAGACATGGGGCTAAAGGGTGGTGAATATAAGTGGTTTAAGCAATCTGAATGTGTCTTAGAACAACATCATAATGTGCTATCAACACATGGCTTTGGTTTTTCAGATGCCTTAGCATTAGCTGAAACACTAGGCTTTGAACAGGATTTATATTTCTTTGCCGTACAAGCAGTAGAAATTGAATTTAAGCAGGGTCTGAGTGATATTTTACAAAAAAATATGAATGTCATGTCGGATTTATTATTAGAAAAAATAAATAATTTAATCTCGGTATCTACTACTTAG
- a CDS encoding PLD nuclease N-terminal domain-containing protein has translation MGDKYNFTIGVNRMQVNGILGLIILIADIFAIFKIVKSSESTIMKVLWIVIVLVLPLIGLIAWFFVGPGDKSLKI, from the coding sequence TTGGGTGATAAATATAATTTCACAATAGGAGTTAACCGTATGCAAGTGAATGGTATTCTAGGCCTCATTATTTTAATCGCTGATATTTTTGCTATTTTTAAAATTGTAAAAAGTTCAGAATCAACCATTATGAAAGTGTTATGGATTGTTATTGTTCTGGTTTTACCTCTTATCGGTTTAATTGCTTGGTTTTTTGTGGGTCCAGGTGATAAATCTCTCAAGATATAA
- the hypE gene encoding hydrogenase expression/formation protein HypE, with protein sequence MKQLERIVKSMAEAAKEAGVFIVTGDTKVVPKGEGAGVFFATSGIGIKKPGLKLGMEYIKSGDKILVSGTVGDHGTAVMLAREQFGLKGDLKSDAASVFPLTQSLFELKGLRFMRDPTRGGLASVCHEISRVIQKEVHLYQAEIPIHEQVDSVCEILGYDPLYLACEGRVVAIVSEKDSQQALEIWQSNNGGQDAHIIGEIRAGNAQVVLETELGGERFLEELEDDPLPRIC encoded by the coding sequence ATCAAACAATTAGAACGCATTGTTAAAAGTATGGCTGAAGCCGCCAAAGAAGCCGGAGTATTCATTGTCACAGGGGATACGAAAGTAGTACCCAAAGGAGAAGGTGCGGGTGTATTTTTTGCAACCAGTGGCATTGGTATAAAAAAACCCGGCCTAAAGTTGGGAATGGAATACATTAAAAGCGGTGATAAAATTTTGGTCAGTGGTACAGTGGGCGATCATGGTACTGCCGTTATGTTGGCGAGAGAACAATTTGGTCTTAAAGGTGATTTGAAATCTGATGCCGCATCCGTATTTCCCTTAACTCAATCACTATTCGAATTAAAAGGCCTACGTTTTATGCGCGACCCAACTCGTGGTGGTCTTGCCTCAGTCTGTCATGAAATCAGTCGTGTCATTCAAAAGGAAGTGCATTTATACCAGGCAGAAATCCCTATCCATGAACAAGTGGATAGTGTCTGTGAAATTCTTGGCTATGATCCACTTTATTTGGCCTGTGAAGGCAGAGTCGTTGCCATCGTTTCAGAAAAGGATTCACAACAGGCATTAGAAATATGGCAGTCAAACAATGGCGGTCAGGATGCACATATTATCGGTGAAATAAGAGCGGGCAATGCCCAAGTTGTATTAGAAACTGAATTAGGTGGTGAGCGATTTCTTGAAGAACTTGAAGACGACCCTCTTCCTAGAATTTGCTGA
- a CDS encoding IS66 family transposase: MNQALKRLARNKTELLLVLERPDIPLHNNLSENDIREYVIKRKISGSTRSKDGQLCRDT; the protein is encoded by the coding sequence TTGAATCAGGCACTGAAACGATTGGCAAGAAATAAAACAGAATTACTGCTGGTATTGGAACGGCCTGATATTCCTCTTCATAATAATTTGAGTGAAAATGATATTCGAGAATATGTTATTAAGCGTAAAATTAGTGGTAGTACACGCTCAAAGGATGGGCAACTTTGCAGAGATACCTAA
- a CDS encoding response regulator, protein MSKIMIIDDDRDIIDGISMILEANDYTVVSKMDTDNIIEAIQSENPDAILLDIVFPEDAQAGFKVARKMAADESVNHIPVLILSAVNQLSNLGFSFTENDISRDFMPVNGFIEKPVKPDELLEKIKSLY, encoded by the coding sequence ATGAGTAAAATAATGATAATTGATGATGACCGGGATATTATTGATGGCATCAGTATGATCCTAGAAGCCAATGATTATACGGTTGTGTCAAAAATGGATACGGATAATATCATCGAAGCCATTCAGTCAGAAAATCCAGATGCTATTTTATTGGATATTGTTTTTCCAGAAGATGCGCAAGCCGGTTTTAAAGTGGCAAGAAAAATGGCTGCTGATGAATCAGTCAATCATATACCCGTACTCATACTCAGTGCGGTCAATCAATTAAGCAACTTAGGCTTTAGTTTTACGGAAAATGATATTAGTCGTGACTTTATGCCGGTCAATGGATTTATTGAAAAACCTGTGAAACCTGATGAATTGTTAGAAAAGATTAAGTCCTTATATTAA